A genome region from Rhodohalobacter sp. SW132 includes the following:
- a CDS encoding PQQ-dependent sugar dehydrogenase, producing MNITFNRLSIALITLLVFFFAACSPDSEMQSDAYNSNGENDEFETRTLGSQYVEMELDRIAGPFEHPWSVAFLSDDRMLVTERPGRLVIVENGELTTVEGTPEVHASGQGGMMDVLPHPDYEENGWIYLTYSKSNGSDETATTLVRGRLDENNSFVDMEEIFVQNRYSSPGRHYGSRLVWHNDGTLLMSVGDRGADPPRAQATDDHAGTLLRLNDDGSVPDDNPFVNDPDVANEIYTYGHRNIQGLIVNQETDEIWSTEHGPRGGDELNYHQAGENYGWPVVTLGRDYGSEGPFPDAEARTMEGMVDPVYEFLPTHAPSGLALVTSDQFPAWEGNLLAGGLRSERIRRLVLYENEVIHDEELLLGEVGRIRDVRQGPDGNIYVVTDSDEGYLYRVSAAE from the coding sequence ATGAATATTACATTTAACCGATTATCTATCGCGTTAATAACGCTGTTGGTATTCTTTTTCGCTGCATGCAGCCCTGATAGCGAAATGCAATCTGATGCCTACAATTCCAATGGTGAAAATGATGAATTTGAAACACGCACACTTGGCTCTCAATACGTGGAGATGGAGCTTGACCGTATTGCAGGCCCCTTTGAACATCCATGGTCTGTTGCATTTCTGTCTGATGACCGAATGCTCGTCACTGAACGTCCCGGCCGGTTGGTGATCGTGGAAAACGGAGAGTTAACGACCGTTGAGGGAACTCCGGAAGTCCACGCCTCAGGGCAGGGTGGAATGATGGACGTTTTACCCCATCCGGATTATGAAGAAAATGGCTGGATCTATCTGACCTATTCCAAATCGAATGGAAGCGATGAAACAGCTACCACTCTTGTCCGCGGTCGTTTGGATGAAAACAATTCATTCGTAGACATGGAAGAGATATTTGTTCAAAACCGGTACTCTTCTCCGGGCAGACACTACGGTTCAAGACTGGTCTGGCACAACGACGGTACGTTGCTGATGAGTGTCGGTGACCGGGGTGCAGATCCGCCAAGAGCACAAGCCACTGACGATCATGCGGGAACCCTGCTGCGGCTGAATGACGACGGATCGGTTCCGGATGACAATCCTTTCGTTAATGATCCCGATGTAGCTAATGAAATCTACACTTACGGCCACAGAAATATTCAGGGGCTGATCGTCAATCAAGAAACAGATGAAATCTGGTCTACAGAACATGGCCCGCGCGGGGGCGATGAGCTCAACTACCATCAAGCCGGTGAAAATTACGGATGGCCCGTCGTAACGCTCGGCCGCGATTATGGATCAGAAGGCCCGTTCCCGGACGCTGAAGCACGTACCATGGAGGGAATGGTAGATCCCGTGTATGAGTTTCTGCCAACTCACGCACCATCTGGTCTTGCGCTGGTTACATCCGATCAATTTCCGGCATGGGAAGGTAATCTTTTAGCCGGTGGTCTCAGAAGTGAGCGAATTCGTCGTCTTGTTTTGTACGAGAATGAAGTGATTCACGATGAAGAACTGCTGCTTGGTGAAGTAGGTCGAATACGGGATGTCCGCCAGGGACCTGATGGCAACATCTACGTTGTTACAGACAGTGATGAAGGATATCTCTACAGAGTTTCTGCTGCTGAATAA
- a CDS encoding SusC/RagA family TonB-linked outer membrane protein has protein sequence MLKRAILILISMAFAFSAAAQQTVTGVVTDAETEEPLIGVTVMVVGTTIGATTNIDGQYQINVPEDRNTLEFSFVGFQTVTEDVDGRSEINVQLSEDLQLLDDVVVTALGRERDRRSLSYTIQSVGAEDIRESGGRDVISSLQGRVAGLEVTPGSGVPGASSAIRIRGANSFDGNNAPLFVIDGIPVSSGAVDGGNVSGVDAPNRIMDINPNDIESINVLKGSSAAVLYGTRASNGAIIITTRGGGTAEESQVSVDFSSSVGFDMVSRTPDLQSTYAQGSGGNYQSFGSFSWGPRISDLPDMIEDPRGEMVQAPSEAIDNVSPFFQTGITTDNSISLRGANPNGNYNIGLSFVDQEGMIPTTGMQRATFRLGGEYVMSDQFRIGGRMNYSNTSVDQIRQGSDLSNPLFTLYWAPRSFDLWNTPFAEEDDPYSQINYRGAMDNPRWSLENNENTDDTDRIFGNVFFNYDPVDWLNINYRLGADYFDNRRKQVLDLGSGATGGAGQIFEFDRYRSEVTSYLNVEATRQLNPDLRIRALIGNEINHFEQKTTQITGSGLSIGGFRNLSNAASVNASETSLRSLIVGLYGDVELNYQNWAFLNLSARNDWASTLPVDNNSFFYPSVGGTLVFTEVLDLDDTILSYGSLKASWAQVGQAAPIYGTSASYGTFNAGSGFLSDGITFPFQGVTGLGLSNQIPGANLQPQNSTSIELGTELSFFDERVNLEYTWYNEDATDQIFAVPTAASSGYTTELRNAGNMQNRGHEVMLNVNPIQTQAFNWDVTANFARNKSEVLELAPGVTNITLGGFVDPNIRAIEGQSYPIIFGSSYVRDDDGNIVYNSDEESANYGFALIDSDLGSVGDVSPDWTGSLTNRFNYRNIGLSVMLDIRQGGKMYAGNTRLQKLYGMDAVTEDRETPTVPSGSKGFINDDGDLVVEGPNDIEILKGQEYWLHEDLITESNVYDTSFIRLRQITVSYNLTSDQADWMPVNSAEFYFTGRNLLLFTDYPSFDPETNLGGDSNFQGLEYVNLPGSRSLIFGVRVSI, from the coding sequence ATGCTTAAAAGGGCGATACTTATTCTCATCAGTATGGCTTTTGCATTTTCAGCTGCTGCACAACAGACCGTTACGGGTGTTGTGACCGATGCTGAAACTGAGGAGCCTTTAATAGGAGTAACAGTCATGGTAGTGGGAACCACTATCGGAGCGACCACAAATATCGATGGACAGTACCAGATCAATGTTCCTGAAGATCGAAATACACTCGAATTTTCATTTGTGGGTTTTCAAACCGTAACTGAAGACGTCGACGGTAGAAGTGAAATTAATGTTCAGTTAAGTGAGGATCTGCAGCTTCTCGATGATGTTGTTGTGACAGCACTTGGACGAGAAAGAGACCGAAGATCTCTTTCGTATACCATCCAGAGTGTTGGAGCGGAAGATATCAGGGAAAGCGGAGGCCGGGATGTAATATCCAGCCTGCAGGGAAGAGTTGCCGGACTTGAAGTTACCCCCGGCAGCGGAGTACCCGGAGCGTCTTCTGCGATTCGTATCCGTGGAGCAAATTCATTTGACGGGAATAATGCCCCGCTTTTTGTTATTGACGGAATTCCTGTTTCATCAGGAGCAGTGGATGGAGGTAACGTATCCGGTGTGGATGCCCCCAACAGAATTATGGATATAAATCCTAACGACATTGAGTCTATTAATGTATTGAAAGGCTCCTCTGCAGCTGTACTCTACGGTACGAGAGCTTCAAACGGAGCTATAATTATCACTACCAGGGGCGGCGGAACTGCGGAAGAAAGCCAGGTTTCCGTAGACTTTTCATCCAGCGTTGGATTTGATATGGTCTCCAGAACTCCGGATCTCCAAAGCACTTACGCACAGGGTTCCGGCGGTAACTATCAAAGTTTTGGTTCATTCTCCTGGGGACCCAGAATTTCTGATCTCCCGGATATGATTGAAGATCCGAGAGGTGAAATGGTACAGGCTCCATCCGAAGCCATCGATAACGTATCCCCTTTCTTTCAAACCGGGATTACAACCGATAACAGCATTAGTCTGCGCGGTGCAAACCCAAATGGCAACTATAATATTGGTTTAAGCTTTGTGGATCAGGAAGGAATGATACCAACAACCGGGATGCAGAGAGCTACCTTCCGTTTGGGTGGTGAATATGTGATGTCTGATCAGTTCAGAATTGGCGGCCGGATGAACTACTCTAATACCTCTGTGGATCAGATCCGACAAGGAAGTGACCTTTCAAATCCGCTGTTTACATTGTACTGGGCTCCGCGATCCTTTGATCTGTGGAACACACCTTTTGCCGAAGAGGATGATCCCTACTCGCAAATCAATTACAGAGGCGCTATGGATAACCCGCGATGGTCTCTGGAAAACAACGAAAATACGGATGACACCGACCGGATATTCGGTAATGTATTTTTTAATTACGACCCGGTTGACTGGCTGAATATCAACTACCGTCTGGGTGCCGATTATTTTGATAATCGAAGAAAACAGGTTCTTGATCTCGGTTCTGGTGCAACCGGTGGTGCAGGCCAGATTTTTGAATTCGACCGATACCGGTCTGAAGTCACATCATACCTTAATGTGGAAGCCACAAGGCAGCTCAACCCGGATCTGCGTATTCGCGCACTTATTGGTAACGAGATTAATCACTTCGAGCAAAAAACCACTCAAATTACCGGAAGTGGTTTAAGCATCGGTGGTTTTAGAAATCTATCCAATGCTGCCTCAGTAAATGCTTCTGAGACAAGCTTAAGAAGCTTGATAGTTGGTCTCTACGGAGATGTTGAGCTAAATTATCAGAACTGGGCGTTCTTAAATTTATCTGCCCGTAATGACTGGGCCTCAACCCTGCCGGTGGATAACAATTCATTTTTCTACCCATCTGTAGGTGGTACACTTGTCTTTACAGAAGTTCTTGACCTTGATGATACTATTTTATCATACGGTAGCCTGAAAGCTTCCTGGGCACAGGTTGGACAGGCAGCACCGATTTACGGTACCTCCGCATCCTACGGCACATTTAATGCGGGCAGCGGATTTCTTTCCGACGGGATCACCTTTCCATTCCAGGGAGTGACCGGTCTGGGGCTTAGTAACCAGATTCCCGGCGCAAATCTTCAGCCTCAAAACAGTACGTCCATTGAACTGGGAACGGAGCTCTCGTTCTTTGATGAGCGCGTAAATCTTGAGTACACGTGGTATAATGAAGATGCCACAGATCAGATATTCGCTGTTCCAACCGCAGCAAGTTCCGGGTACACAACCGAGTTGAGAAATGCAGGTAACATGCAGAATCGCGGTCATGAAGTGATGCTGAATGTAAATCCAATCCAGACTCAGGCGTTTAACTGGGACGTTACAGCTAACTTTGCCCGTAATAAATCTGAAGTTCTCGAGCTCGCTCCCGGGGTTACAAATATTACACTGGGTGGATTTGTTGATCCGAATATCCGTGCTATCGAAGGTCAGTCCTATCCGATTATATTCGGCTCATCCTATGTCCGTGATGATGATGGCAACATTGTTTATAACAGTGATGAAGAGAGCGCCAATTACGGATTTGCACTTATCGATTCCGATTTAGGATCGGTTGGTGATGTAAGCCCTGACTGGACAGGAAGCCTCACAAACAGGTTTAATTACCGAAATATCGGGCTCTCAGTCATGCTCGACATCCGCCAGGGCGGAAAAATGTATGCCGGAAATACACGGTTGCAGAAGCTATATGGCATGGATGCAGTAACAGAAGATCGTGAAACACCAACCGTTCCAAGCGGATCTAAAGGTTTCATAAACGACGATGGCGATCTTGTGGTGGAAGGCCCCAACGATATTGAGATTTTGAAAGGCCAGGAGTATTGGCTGCATGAAGATCTCATTACAGAGTCTAATGTATATGATACGTCATTCATCCGCCTCCGACAGATCACGGTATCGTACAATCTGACAAGCGACCAGGCAGACTGGATGCCGGTCAATTCAGCAGAATTCTACTTCACAGGAAGAAATCTCTTGCTGTTTACCGACTATCCAAGTTTTGATCCTGAAACCAATCTTGGCGGCGACTCTAACTTCCAGGGCCTTGAGTATGTGAACCTGCCTGGAAGCAGAAGCCTGATCTTCGGCGTAAGAGTCTCAATTTAA
- a CDS encoding SusD/RagB family nutrient-binding outer membrane lipoprotein produces MKFIKYISIIAVVSLLFAGCDDTMLDYNEDPNNPTQAPNSTLLPTAMMSTVVNLSGTDPSWISSVWVQHTAGVHAQLRDYDRLNDLDAALVNNNWNNLYPTIFQNLNIIIEQGEEEGNNNYVGIAKIVKAYAATYATDMWGDIPFSESNQGEENLTPTYDSQQEVYEQALQLLQEGRDALMAETVGTAGSNDLIYGGDAASWITAAYSLEAKIHNRWSNVDPAGSAERVLTAAENGFQSSDEDLTFTRFGTGSTEQHPWFQEAADRGHHAFSESMFDAMDPVDDPRLSVFAVERDGEIVPAPNATAEQDQFASSIYSGLSDEIVSATAPQQLMTYSELLFVEAEAHLRLGNEADAHTAYEEAIRTSMASHGIEEAEVDAFLAQEDVLPANPGDLELDHIMTQKWISLFPFQALEAYTDFRRTGYPELTNPAGQIPNRFPYPQNEIDNNRDNIPDVNINTPVWFQGQ; encoded by the coding sequence ATGAAATTCATTAAATATATATCCATAATAGCTGTGGTCAGCTTGCTATTTGCAGGCTGCGACGACACGATGCTGGATTATAACGAAGACCCGAATAATCCAACGCAAGCTCCCAATAGCACCTTATTACCAACGGCTATGATGAGCACGGTTGTGAACCTATCAGGAACAGATCCATCCTGGATTTCCTCTGTCTGGGTTCAGCATACAGCAGGCGTTCATGCACAACTCCGAGATTATGACCGCCTGAATGATCTGGATGCCGCACTGGTAAACAATAACTGGAACAACCTCTATCCTACTATCTTTCAAAATCTCAATATCATTATTGAGCAGGGTGAAGAGGAAGGAAACAATAATTACGTTGGAATTGCTAAAATAGTGAAGGCGTACGCCGCAACATACGCTACTGATATGTGGGGAGATATTCCTTTCAGCGAAAGTAACCAGGGAGAAGAAAACCTGACACCAACGTACGATAGCCAGCAGGAAGTGTACGAACAAGCGCTTCAGCTCCTCCAGGAGGGGCGGGATGCCTTGATGGCAGAAACGGTTGGAACGGCCGGTTCCAACGACCTGATCTATGGCGGAGATGCGGCTTCATGGATTACGGCAGCCTACTCTTTGGAAGCCAAGATTCATAATCGGTGGAGTAATGTTGATCCCGCAGGTTCTGCAGAGCGAGTGCTTACAGCAGCTGAAAACGGATTTCAATCGTCCGACGAAGATCTGACATTTACCAGATTCGGAACAGGATCTACGGAGCAACACCCATGGTTCCAGGAAGCCGCAGACCGTGGCCACCACGCATTCAGTGAGTCTATGTTTGATGCCATGGACCCTGTGGATGATCCAAGGTTAAGCGTGTTTGCTGTTGAAAGAGATGGCGAAATCGTGCCGGCACCCAATGCGACAGCTGAGCAGGATCAATTTGCCAGCTCTATTTACTCCGGGCTCTCAGACGAGATTGTCTCGGCAACAGCTCCGCAGCAGCTCATGACCTACAGTGAACTGCTCTTTGTGGAAGCGGAAGCACACCTCCGGCTTGGTAATGAGGCTGATGCACATACTGCCTATGAAGAGGCGATCCGAACATCTATGGCCTCACACGGTATTGAAGAAGCTGAAGTTGACGCCTTTCTCGCCCAGGAAGATGTACTACCGGCAAACCCGGGGGATCTCGAGCTGGATCACATCATGACCCAGAAGTGGATCTCACTCTTCCCGTTTCAGGCACTTGAGGCGTATACTGATTTCCGAAGAACCGGATACCCGGAACTCACTAATCCTGCTGGACAAATACCGAATAGATTCCCTTATCCACAGAATGAAATCGATAATAACCGGGATAATATTCCGGATGTCAATATCAACACACCCGTTTGGTTTCAGGGACAATAG
- a CDS encoding DUF3185 family protein, with amino-acid sequence MSQKKIVSLFFLLFGFSLIFAGVQEYKILSSSYNPLFTITPDNEIRGMLIVGIATAVSGFVGLLRKKVIEL; translated from the coding sequence ATGAGTCAAAAAAAAATAGTTTCACTCTTTTTTCTTCTGTTTGGGTTCTCTCTGATTTTTGCGGGTGTGCAGGAGTATAAAATCCTCAGCAGCTCTTACAACCCGCTGTTTACCATCACCCCCGACAACGAAATTCGGGGGATGCTGATCGTTGGTATTGCAACAGCGGTATCGGGCTTTGTTGGATTGCTGAGAAAGAAGGTGATTGAGCTGTGA
- a CDS encoding DUF971 domain-containing protein has product MNRNHYSGINKMEKSVQPKSIDVSNSDQELSITWADGHVSQFSLFGLRKNCPCVECRGGHEMMGRFEPELFRVEPTRTYSVQGAETVGNHALKISWDDGHNSGMYRWKLLRQMDEAVQKLDQN; this is encoded by the coding sequence ATGAACCGCAACCACTATTCAGGTATCAATAAAATGGAAAAAAGCGTGCAGCCCAAATCGATTGATGTCAGTAATTCGGACCAGGAATTATCGATTACCTGGGCAGATGGCCATGTGAGTCAGTTTTCACTTTTTGGCCTCAGAAAAAACTGTCCCTGCGTGGAGTGCCGGGGCGGCCATGAGATGATGGGCCGTTTTGAGCCGGAGCTTTTCCGGGTTGAGCCCACGCGAACATATTCCGTTCAAGGTGCAGAAACGGTGGGGAATCATGCGCTGAAAATCAGCTGGGACGACGGACACAACTCCGGCATGTATCGATGGAAGCTTCTGAGACAGATGGATGAAGCCGTTCAAAAGCTGGATCAAAATTAA
- a CDS encoding CoA-binding protein, producing the protein MDFCIINTLKNVFSDLKTVVVIGCSSNPYRTSFHIAQYIQEAGLTMVPVNPNEDEVLGEVCYDTIFDLPESVHVDVIDIFRNKRYTEKMVREIVEWSESSGQKPVIWTQLDVSTQAAKQLAEENGFDYVENRCLMVEHRKTGA; encoded by the coding sequence ATAGACTTCTGCATTATCAACACTCTTAAAAATGTATTTTCCGATCTGAAGACGGTTGTTGTCATCGGATGTTCATCAAACCCATACCGCACAAGTTTCCATATCGCACAGTACATTCAGGAAGCGGGCTTAACGATGGTACCGGTTAATCCCAATGAGGATGAAGTGCTCGGTGAAGTGTGCTACGATACGATTTTTGATCTTCCTGAATCGGTTCATGTGGATGTGATCGATATTTTCAGAAATAAACGATACACCGAAAAAATGGTTCGTGAGATTGTGGAGTGGAGTGAATCGAGCGGACAGAAACCGGTTATCTGGACCCAGCTGGACGTAAGCACACAAGCGGCAAAGCAGCTAGCTGAAGAGAACGGGTTCGATTATGTGGAAAACCGATGCTTGATGGTTGAGCACAGAAAAACCGGCGCTTAA
- a CDS encoding peptidylprolyl isomerase, which produces MSKVKDGNTVKVHYTGTLKDGSVFDSSVEREPLEFKIGEGQLIPGFEKAVIGMEEGDKTKVDIPVKEAYGEAREELVINVPKDQLPDEVEPEIGMQLQVNQPDGQPVPVRVAEISDDELTLDANHPLAGKDLSFEIELVEIKA; this is translated from the coding sequence TTGTCTAAAGTAAAAGACGGAAATACCGTCAAAGTACATTACACTGGAACATTGAAAGATGGATCTGTTTTTGATTCATCAGTTGAACGTGAGCCGCTCGAGTTTAAAATCGGTGAAGGTCAGCTTATTCCCGGCTTTGAGAAAGCCGTTATCGGCATGGAAGAAGGCGACAAAACAAAAGTAGATATCCCCGTCAAAGAAGCGTATGGCGAGGCGCGTGAAGAGTTAGTCATCAACGTACCTAAAGATCAGTTACCGGATGAAGTTGAACCGGAAATTGGAATGCAGCTTCAGGTTAACCAGCCGGACGGACAGCCCGTACCGGTTCGCGTTGCTGAAATCTCTGATGATGAACTTACGCTGGATGCAAACCATCCCCTCGCTGGTAAAGATCTCTCTTTTGAGATTGAGCTTGTAGAGATTAAAGCGTAA
- a CDS encoding class I SAM-dependent RNA methyltransferase, with protein MTDFSTKRTVRVTCPLGLSLVLENELRDLGFMPGKTDETGIELKASLEETISLNFHLRTAHRVYVLVDQTVADTPDKLTEWLKEIPWEEWIPADGYVSVTSRVNHSKIENSQFANLTCKDAVVDRMRDQNGFRPDSGSDLNKTVLFLYWTDDEARIFMDTSGESLSRRNYRTESASAPMRETLAAAIIKATDWKPGDHFINPMAGGGTLAIEAALIATNRAPASLRNNFGFMHIKGFDPEKYHTVRDEAKQNVKKEISGEIIASDIDPQAMDATRKNAQTAGVEHLIRFETCDVAETPVPEGPGVIVMNPPYGIRLEPGEDLRPLYKKMGDFLKQEGPGKTGYIFTANSALAKKVGLRTKSRTTFFNTTLECRLLEYELYSGSK; from the coding sequence ATGACTGATTTTTCAACAAAGCGTACGGTTCGCGTAACGTGTCCACTCGGCCTCTCATTAGTTCTTGAAAATGAGCTCAGAGATCTCGGGTTTATGCCCGGCAAAACGGATGAAACCGGCATTGAACTCAAGGCATCCTTAGAAGAGACCATTTCGCTAAACTTCCACCTTCGAACCGCTCACCGGGTGTATGTGCTGGTCGATCAAACCGTGGCCGATACCCCGGATAAACTCACTGAATGGCTGAAAGAGATCCCGTGGGAAGAGTGGATCCCCGCTGATGGATACGTTTCGGTAACGTCGCGCGTAAACCATTCCAAAATTGAAAATTCCCAGTTCGCAAATTTAACCTGTAAAGATGCTGTGGTCGACCGGATGCGGGATCAAAACGGCTTCAGGCCCGACAGCGGTTCCGATCTGAACAAAACGGTGCTTTTTCTCTACTGGACTGATGATGAAGCTCGTATTTTTATGGATACATCGGGCGAATCTCTCTCCCGCCGGAATTACCGAACGGAAAGTGCATCGGCGCCGATGCGGGAGACGCTTGCTGCTGCAATCATTAAAGCGACAGACTGGAAACCGGGTGATCATTTCATCAACCCAATGGCGGGCGGAGGCACACTTGCGATTGAAGCCGCTCTGATAGCCACCAATCGCGCGCCGGCGTCCCTCCGAAACAACTTTGGATTCATGCACATCAAAGGGTTTGATCCGGAAAAGTATCACACGGTCCGCGACGAGGCTAAACAGAACGTGAAAAAAGAGATTTCCGGTGAGATCATCGCTTCAGATATCGATCCTCAGGCAATGGATGCCACCCGTAAAAATGCACAGACAGCCGGTGTTGAGCATCTCATCCGTTTTGAAACCTGCGACGTGGCCGAAACACCCGTACCTGAAGGCCCCGGCGTGATCGTGATGAACCCGCCGTACGGAATCCGACTGGAACCAGGCGAAGATCTCAGGCCGCTTTATAAAAAGATGGGAGATTTTCTGAAGCAGGAAGGTCCCGGCAAGACAGGGTATATTTTTACCGCCAACAGTGCGCTGGCCAAAAAAGTGGGGCTCCGAACCAAGAGCCGAACCACTTTTTTTAATACCACACTGGAGTGCCGGCTGCTGGAGTACGAACTCTACAGTGGCTCAAAATAG
- a CDS encoding porin family protein produces MKKWVLSVTAIFLIFTSEITIAQNGANPDDMRFGIRGGLSLYSIETEASFGGFGNVSETSGSKVGFAAGVFAEIPLTDIFSFQPELLFVQKGGSDSGDFFEDDDFFDDGGNGDSESLTFNYLDLPLLARANIPLERDFSPYVVAGPSIGYLLSASASSGDDEDIDEFFKSFNFGFVIGAGAEFGNLSVDLRYDIGLTNIFDDSLFEEEFDDEFDGEFDDFFGDFLDGFDFSQKTSGFIISVGYQF; encoded by the coding sequence ATGAAAAAATGGGTTCTTTCGGTAACAGCTATATTTTTAATATTCACATCAGAGATAACGATTGCTCAGAACGGTGCTAACCCGGATGATATGCGATTCGGTATTCGCGGAGGATTATCACTCTATTCAATAGAAACAGAAGCAAGTTTCGGAGGATTTGGCAATGTTTCAGAAACCTCCGGATCCAAAGTAGGATTTGCTGCGGGAGTTTTTGCTGAGATTCCGCTTACAGATATTTTCTCATTTCAGCCGGAACTGCTTTTTGTGCAGAAAGGGGGTTCCGACAGTGGTGATTTTTTCGAAGATGATGATTTCTTTGATGACGGCGGGAATGGTGATTCAGAGAGTCTCACCTTCAACTACCTCGATCTGCCATTACTTGCACGGGCTAACATCCCACTGGAGCGTGATTTTTCACCCTATGTGGTTGCCGGGCCGTCGATCGGATACCTGCTCAGTGCCAGTGCATCTTCTGGAGATGACGAGGATATTGATGAGTTTTTCAAATCGTTTAACTTTGGTTTCGTGATCGGGGCCGGAGCGGAATTTGGAAATTTATCCGTAGATCTCCGCTACGATATCGGACTCACAAATATTTTTGATGATTCCCTGTTTGAAGAGGAATTTGACGATGAATTCGACGGTGAGTTTGATGATTTCTTCGGTGACTTTTTAGATGGATTTGACTTCAGCCAGAAGACCAGCGGATTTATCATTTCAGTGGGATATCAATTTTGA
- a CDS encoding DoxX family protein yields MKLKPLFVTKPDKSVILIRFLVGIVFFAEGLQKFIYPELRGAGRFESIGIPFPEFSGYLVGGLEVVCGLLVLAGFITRFAVIPLIAIMITALFTTKLPILLGTGFWGFALRDLEHYGFLSMMHESRNDLAMLIGSIFLWIKGGGRWSVDIHLFSR; encoded by the coding sequence ATGAAGCTTAAACCACTGTTTGTAACAAAACCTGATAAATCGGTAATTCTCATCCGCTTTCTTGTTGGCATAGTGTTTTTTGCTGAAGGCCTGCAAAAGTTTATCTACCCGGAATTGCGGGGAGCAGGCCGGTTTGAATCGATCGGTATCCCTTTCCCGGAATTCTCAGGCTACCTTGTTGGCGGTCTTGAAGTCGTATGCGGCCTTCTTGTGCTGGCAGGTTTTATTACCCGGTTTGCCGTTATTCCGCTAATTGCAATTATGATCACCGCACTTTTTACCACAAAACTGCCAATTCTTCTCGGAACCGGGTTCTGGGGATTTGCTCTGCGCGATCTGGAACATTACGGTTTTCTCAGCATGATGCACGAATCCAGAAACGACCTGGCTATGCTCATCGGTAGCATCTTTCTATGGATAAAAGGCGGCGGCCGTTGGTCCGTTGACATCCATCTCTTTTCTCGATAA